From a single Tachypleus tridentatus isolate NWPU-2018 chromosome 6, ASM421037v1, whole genome shotgun sequence genomic region:
- the LOC143251816 gene encoding XK-related protein 4-like has protein sequence MRELMERHPMVAVNEGDQLADLHYVRRGQSDKGQHDRRDSNLSNDPEGVQIETIMLDHENPEEMFSLQSVYPTTWNEKDHFTVFSAIATFVCIVSYVINIGTDVAVCYLLFMENNLWWFGFTATTTVVPVLTVNVFSIRWYLQDAQEKKLTSRTLSKPNLSKLDWTVRIFFHVLLLGPVIRYVDLLKYGLRSRQFNKQKQRRKFEWHFNVGHKPPIRVEQLNDVNYHHLMIEEDRDTAFLALLESFMESAPQLVLQIYILAERESPASFLTVCLQVASVASSLFELSWALAFYQRALRRSVLDKKNMTRTGTAIQFLWRFCTIGARVFALALFASEYKLWTIPVCVGHWGVMTVWIMHQRTHFCDDETGKRGHCEEYLFNMVIGVVYIFCFLNVKDGPTRYKVTLYYTIVFMENFILIVLWYVHTDPTLWYHLPAFIGIFTSSLMGVSIMAIYYCFCHPNGKLPQKDRQARCC, from the exons ATGAGAGAACTGA TGGAGAGACATCCAATGGTTGCTGTTAATGAAGGTGACCAGTTAGCTGACCTCCATTATGTCAGACGTGGCCAGTCAGACAAAGGACAACACGACAGACGGGACTCTAACTTGTCCAATGATCCCGAGGGAGTCCAGATTGAGACCATCATGCTGGACCATGAAAATCCTGAAGAGATGTTCTCTCTTCAGTCTGTGTATCCCACCACGTGGAACGAGAAAGACCACTTCACAGTCTTCAGTGCCATAGCTACTTTCGTGTGTATTGTATCGTACGTTATTAATATTGGAACTGATGTGGCAGTCTGTTATCTGCTCTTCATGGAAAACAACCTTTGGTGGTTTGGTTTCACAGCAACAACCACAGTAGTTCCTGTTTTAACGGTCAATGTCTTTAGCATCCGGTGGTATTTGCAAGATGCCCAGGAGAAGAAGCTGACGTCGCGGACGTTGTCTAAGCCTAATTTGTCGAAACTAGACTGGACGGTTCGAATTTTCTTCCACGTCCTCCTGTTGGGACCAGTGATaag ATACGTTGACTTACTTAAATACGGGCTCAGAAGTCGACAGTTCAACAAACAAAAGCAGCGTAGGAAGTTTGAGTGGCACTTCAACGTTGGACACAAACCACCAATCAGAGTAGAGCAATTGAATGACGTCAATTATCATCACCTGATGATTGAAGAAGACCGAGACACCGCCTTTCTTGCTTTGTTGGAAAGTTTTATGGAATCAGCACCTCAACTTGTGTTACAGATCTATATTTTAGCTGAACGAGAATCGCCTGCTTCGTTTCTTACAG TTTGCCTGCAGGTGGCCTCAGTGGCGTCGTCACTCTTTGAGCTATCTTGGGCCTTAGCATTCTACCAACGCGCTCTGCGCCGATCAGTTCTAGACAAAAAGAACATGACTCGAACTGGAACTGCTATTCAATTCCTGTGGCGTTTTTGTACCATCGGGGCCCGTGTGTTTGCCCTGGCATTGTTTGCATCAGAGTACAAACTGTGGACGATACCAGTGTGTGTAGGTCATTGGGGCGTTATGACCGTATGGATAATGCACCAACGTACTCACTTCTGTGATGACGAGACAGGAAAGAGGGGTCATTGTGAAGAGTACTTGTTCAACATGGTCATTGGTGTGGTTTACATCTTCTGCTTCTTGAACGTGAAGGATGGACCCACGCGCTACAAAGTCACTCTATATTATACCATCGTTTTTATGGAGAATTTTATTCTGATAGTACTGTGGTACGTACACACAGATCCAACTTTATGGTATCACCTACCTGCCTTTATTGGCATTTTTACAAGCTCACTAATGGGTGTAAGTATCATGGCGATCTATTATTGTTTCTGTCATCCCAATGGAAAACTTCCACAAAAAGACCGTCAGGCACGTTGCTGTTAA